From the genome of Verrucomicrobiota bacterium:
GCGAAGCACGCGAAAGACGGCTGATTAAGATTAAGAGTAAGAGTAAGAACCGTTAGAGGACGGAGAGACGGAGGTCAGACGACGGCGTTTCATGATTCGCCCTGCGCTGCAATCACGCGTTGCTTGATAAGTTCCGCCGGGTTGCCACGATAAATGCCGAACGGTTCCAAGCTCTTAGTCGCAACCGAACCGGCGGTCAGCACGGCATGAGAACCGACGCTGACACCGGGGCCGACGAAGCAGGCCGCGCCAATCCACGCCCCCTGCTCCACTTGAATGGGTTTTGTGATCAGGTCGAAGCTTGGAGACTTGTAGTTATGATTTCCTGAACAGAGAAAGGCGCGCTGCGAGATGCAAACATTGTCAGTAATAGTGATGCGTTCCAGATTCAACAACCAACATTCTTCACCTAACCAGACGTGATCGCCGAGGGCCAGCTTCCATGGAAAGGTAATCTTAACGTGCGGCTTGATGACCACCCCACGCCCCACCGTTGCTCCGAACCACCGCAGCACCGTGCATTTAAACCGAGACAACTTCAGCGGGCAAAGCTGGAATAGAATGATGCTTACGATAAGCCACAGGGGCTCCTTGAACGCGCTCGCCCCGCGGTCAAACCCGCCCGTCGTGAACTTTGATAGATCAACCCGCAATTCGGGATCTAAACTAGTGACCTCTGGGCTGCCGCCTTTCATCATTTCAGTGTTTCCAATTTCCGTATCTCAGGATTTCAGGTGAACACACTTCGGCCTATTCTCCTGCCCGAGCAGCCACTCATAAACCTGAATCAAG
Proteins encoded in this window:
- the wcaF gene encoding colanic acid biosynthesis acetyltransferase WcaF is translated as MKGGSPEVTSLDPELRVDLSKFTTGGFDRGASAFKEPLWLIVSIILFQLCPLKLSRFKCTVLRWFGATVGRGVVIKPHVKITFPWKLALGDHVWLGEECWLLNLERITITDNVCISQRAFLCSGNHNYKSPSFDLITKPIQVEQGAWIGAACFVGPGVSVGSHAVLTAGSVATKSLEPFGIYRGNPAELIKQRVIAAQGES